GCCGACAGTGCGGCCAGATGCGGCGCCTGCGGCTCGAACACCGGAACGGCGGCGCGATACGAAGGGGTGGCGCGCACCAGCGTCGCGTGGCCGCCGCGATGCTTTCTGATCAGCCCGCGCAGCAGGGCGGCCTCGGGATCGCCCTGCTCCATGCGCAGCCAGACCAGCCCGCCCTGCCAGTCGTAGAAGGCGCTGACACCGATCTGCATGCGCAGCGTCAGCACCATCTGATGGGCCTGAGACGGCGCCATGGAGACGCGCCAGACCGGCTTTTCGCTACGGTCGGCGAATGGCGTGCAGTCCCTTATGTCACGCCAGAGGGTATGCGATGTCTCGCCTGCGATCTCCTGCAGCGGGCCGGCATTTTTCAGCAGGGTCTTCAGTGCCTCGATGCGATAGGCGACCGATGGGCCAAACCCTTCGACGCGCAGCAGCGTTGCAGCGTCAGTGCCTAGACTGCCCCCGGCAACGCGCGCGGCGATGCGTTCGGGCAGATGGGCCGCGCTCGACACTTCGGCGCTGGAGCCGAGCGCCAGCGCCATGGCGGCAGAGGCGGCATCGTCGAGTAGGCCGCGCATGGCAAGCGTCACCTCGGTCTCGGCCGCCGGCAGCACCTTGAAGGTGACATCGGTGAACACGGCCAGCGTGCCCCAGCTGTTGGCCATCAGCTTCGACAGATCGTAGCCGGTGACATTCTTGACGACGCGGCCGCCGGACTTGAAGGCCTCGCCGCGTCCGGCAACCGCATTGATTCCCAGAATATGGTCTCGTGCACCCCCCGCCTTCAGCCGGCGCGGGCCGGACAGGTTCGCGGCGAGCACGCTGCCGATCGTGCCCTTGCCGGGCTCGCCGCCGAGTAAAGGACCGTAATCCATCGGTTCGAAGGCGAGTTGCTGGCCGCTTTCGGCGAGCAGGTTTTCGATCTCGGAAAGCGGCGTGCCGGCCTTGGCCGACAGTACCAACTCGGCCGGCTCGTAGAGCGTGACGCCGGTGAGCTTCGAAAGATCGAGCGTGTGTTCGCTCTGCTGTGGCCGGCCGATGCCGCGCTTGGAGCCGTGGCCGATGATTTCCAAAGGTGACTCTTCCGCCGCCGCCCATTGGACGGTGGAGAGGATCTCGGCCGATGTGGTGGGGGTGAAGGTCGTCATGGCGAAGATGGGTCGAGTTCCTTCGCGCCCCCCTCTGTCCTGCCGGACATCTCCCCCACTTGGGGGGAGATTAGCAGCTTTGGCGACCGCGCTTCTCTAGCAACGTCGAAGATTGGCGAAGGCAGAGATGACTGGTGATCTCCCCCCTTGTGGGGGAGATGTCCGGCAGGACAGAGGGGGGCGCGAAGGATCGCCGACGTGAGACATTCCGCCCCCATCAAAACCTCGGAATGTCCGGAAACGCCACCTGGCCGCGATGCACGTGCATGCGCCCAAGCTCCGCGCAGCGGCGCAGTTGTGGAAACACCTTGCCGGGGTTGAGCAAATGATTGGGGTCGAAGGCGCATTTGACGCGCATTTGCTGATCGAGGTCGATCTGGTCGAACATTTCAGGCATCAAGTCGCGCTTCTCGACGCCGACGCCGTGCTCGCCGGTCAAGACGCCGCCGACCTTGACGCAGAGCCGCAAGATGTCGGCGCCAAAACTTTCCGCCTTGTCGAGTTCGCCCGGCACGTTGGCGTCGTAGAGGATCAGCGGATGCAGATTGCCGTCGCCGGCGTGGAAGACATTGGCGACGCCAAGGCCGTATTTCTCCGACAGTTCGCGCATGCCGGCGAGCACACGCGGCAATTCCTTGCGCGGGATGGTGCCATCCATGCAGTAATAGTCGGGCGAGATGCGGCCGACCGCCGGGAAGGCCGCCTTGCGGCCGGCCCAGAAACTCAGCCGCTCCTGTTCGGATTGCGAGATGCGACAGGTGGTGGAGCCGTTCCTATAGGCGATCGCTTCGACGAGACCGATCAGGTGATCGACCTCGACGCCCGGCCCGTCGAGTTCGACGATCAGCAGCGCCTCGACATCAAGGGGGTAGCCGGCATGGACGAAATCTTCCGCGGCATGGATCGCCGGCCGGTCCATCATCTCCATGCCGCCAGGGATAATGCCGGCGCCGATGATGTCGGCGACGCATTGGCCGCCCTGCTCGCTGGTCGGAAAGCCGATCAGCAGAGCGCGGGCCGTCTCCGGCTTTTTCAGGATGCGCACGGTGACCTCGGTGACGACGCCGAGCAGGCCTTCGGACCCCGTCATGACGCCGAGGAGATCATAGCCTTCCGAGTCCAGATGATTGCCGCCCAGGCGCACCACCTCGCCGTTCATCAGCACCATCTCGATGCCGAGCACATTGTTGGCGGTCAGGCCGTATTTCAGGCAGTGCACGCCGCCGGAATTTTCCGCGACATTGCCGCCAATCGAGCACGCGATCTGGGAGGATGGGTCAGGGGCGTAGTAAAAGCCCTCCTGCTCGACGGCAATGGTGATGCCAAGATTGGTAACGCCTGGCTGAGCGACGACGATGCGGTCGGGATAGTCGATGGCAAGGATGCGGTTGAAGCGGCTCATGACCAGCAGCACGGCATCCTCGAGCGGCAGCGCGCCGCCCGACAACGAGGTTCCGGAGCCGCGCGGCACGACACGGATGTTGCGGTCGTTGCAGTATTTCAAGATGCGCGACACCTGCGCCACCGTTTCCGGCAGCACCACGACCAGCGGCAATTGCCGGTAGGCGGTGAGGCCGTCGCTTTCGAAGGCGCGCATCTCATTGGTGGCGTCGACGACGCCCTCGCCCGGCACGATGATGCGCATGTCGGCGACGATCTCCGCCCGCCTTCGCATAGTGGCGTCGTCTGGCTTGGGCATGACAAGGCCGGACATCGGCGGCGTTCTCCGCTTGGCTGGTAAAAATCTTTTACCAATTTCATTCGGATGTTGCAAACACCGCGTCGGGCAAAGAGCGTACTGCCCGCCTTCCGCAGCGGCAATCTGCCGCTATTCACCCTCCCCCTTGTGGGGAGGGTCGCGAACGCAGTGAGCGGGGTGGGGGTCCGCGCGACGAAAGCTCTTTACGAGCACCCCCACCCCGATCCGCTATGCGGATCGACCCTCCCCACAAGGGGGAGGGTAAAGTGCGCTCCTACTCCCCCGGATGTTTCGCCGGCTCGGAGTGCATCCGCCTCACTCGCCGCACCCCCCACCAGACCAGCACGATGGCGACCGGCACCGAGGCGGCGGTGACGACTTCGGGCGCAATGGCATGGCCGAAGATCGAGGCGCCCTTGGCAAGGTAGGAGATCAGACCGACGACATAGTAGGACACTGCTGCCACCGACAGGCCCTCGACCGTCTGCTGCAACCGCAGTTGCAGCCGGGCGCGGTTGTTCATCGACGCCAGCAGATCGCGGTTCTGCTTCTCGACCTCGACATCAACCCACGTGCGCAGCAGCGTCGTGGCGCGGGTTAGTTTGCGCGACAGGTTGGCCTGGCGCTCCTCGACCGAACGGCAGGTGCGCATGGCAGGCGCCACCCGCCGCTGCAGGAAGCCGCCCCAAGTGTCGTAGCCGGGCACGGCTTCTTCGTCCAGCGCCTCCAGCCGCTCGACAACGATGCCGTCATAGGCGCGGCTGGCGCCGAAGCGATAGAGGCTGGAGGCGGCATCGGCTTCCAGCTCGGCGGCAAGCTCGGTCAGGTCGGCGAGCAGCGTCTGGCTGTCGCGGGTTTCAGTGACCTTCATTTCCAGCGTGGTCTGCGCCAACCGGTCTTCGATGCGGCGGGCGCGGCTCGACAGGGTCAGCGCCAGCGGCAGGCCGAGCATGGCAAGCGTGCGGTAGGTCTCGACGTCGATCAGCCGCTGCGACAGCGCCCCGGTCCGCGCCGGCGTCAGGCCGCGATCAAGCACCAGGATGCGGGTCAGGCCGTCGCCGTCCTGGCGGAAATCGGTGACGATGGCCGCATTGCCGCGCTCGACCAGCGAATAGCAGAGGCTCGTCGGGTCGAAGGCCGCAATCAGCTTCTCGCTTGCCGGCGTCCATTTGCGGATCTCCAGCCTTATGCCTGAGATCACCGTTCCCGGCGGCGAGAACCCGTTGCCGAAAGGAGAATCCTCCTGCGCCCTGCCGCTTTCGGCAAGCGGCCCTTCCCAAAGATAGGTCGAGAATTCCGTATGCCGCTCCCAGCGCAGCGTGCCCTTGCCCCACTTCATGGCGTGGTGGCGGGCATGACGGTCGGGCGCCGCGATGCCGAGGCGCCGCGACAGTTCGGAGAGCACGGCCATGTCGACGCCGGAGCCGCCCTCGGTCATGAAGGCGAGTTGCACAAGCACGCGCGGCTTCTCGATCAGCGGATGCGGCCGGGCATGGACCTCGCCGATCGCGCCGGGCCGTCCCTCATGCGCGGGAAAGCCCATCACGCTGCCCTGGGCGCGCGGCTGGAATTCGAGGTTGGACGTCTCGTCCGACACGGTGGTCCCCCTGTTCTCGACCCTTCGTGTGATGGCGTCCTCTAAAGGCAATCCATGAGGCGCGTAAACACCAAAGTCTAGCATCGTAGGTCCTGCCGGCGCGACGCGCAGACCGACCCGATTGGGCAAATTGGATAAATAATTTGACCAGTTGGCGACGCTGGCTTTATCTTGCGCGACGCCGGTTCAATTTCCCAGGCCCCCGTTGAGCGATATTTTCTCAAGGATCGAGCATTCGCGCACCGCCGACGAGGTGGTGCAGCAGATCGAAAGCCTGATCCTTGAAGGCGTGCTGCGCACCGGCGACCGGCTGCCGGGCGAGCGCGAGCTGGCGCGCCAGTTCGACGTGTCGCGGCCGATCCTGCGCGATGCGCTGAAGGCGCTGGAAGGGCGCGGGCTGCTGATCACCAAGGCCGGCGGCGGCACCCATGTCGCCGACGTCATCGGCCAGTTGTTCACCAAGCCGGTGACCGACCTCATCTCGATGCACCGCAAGGCGGTGACCGACTATCTGGAATACCGCCGCGAGATCGAAGGTGTTGCGGCCGAATATGCGGCGCGGCGCGCGACAGCGGACGACATTGCGCTGCTCGACCGCATCGTGGCGCGCATGGACGAGGCGCACCGCACCGGCGATTTCGACGACGAGGCGGAAATCGACGTCGAGTTCCACCATGCTGTGTGCGAATGCGCGCACAACATCATCCTCTTGCACACGCTGCGCTCCTGCTACCGGCTGCTGTCTGAAGGCGTGTTCCAGAACCGGCTTCTGGTGTTCAGCGTGCCCGGAGCGCGCGAGGCGCTGCTGGCCCAGCACGGCGCGATCTACAAAGCCGTGAAGGCCGGCGATCCCTCAGCTGCCCGCCAAGCGGCGATGGACCATATCTCCTATGTCGAGCGCTCGATGCTCGAGGCCGAACGCAGCGGCGACTGGCAGCGCGTGTCGCGGCTCAGGCTTAAGCAGCGCTCCGACGCCGACGACGGCTTCAAGACGACTGGCTAACGAGGAACCACCATGAGCGACATCCTCACCATTGCCGATCTCAAGGACCTGGCGCGCCGGCGGGTGCCGAAGATGTTCTTCGACTATGCCGATTCCGGCGCCTGGACCGAAAGCACCTACCGCGCCAACGAAGAGGACTTCCAGAAGATAAAATTCCGTCAGCGCGTACTGGTCGACATGAGCAACCGCTCGCTGGAATCGACCATGATCGGCGAGAAAGTGGCGATGCCGGTGGCGCTTGCCCCAACTGGAATGACCGGCATGCAGCATGCCGATGGCGAGATGCTGGCCGCGCAGGCGGCAGAGGAATTCGGCGTGCCGTTCACGCTGTCGACGATGAGCATCTGCTCGATCGAGGATGTCGCGTCGGTGACCAAGAAGCCGTTCTGGTTCCAGCTCTACGTGCTTCGCGACAAGGATTTCGTGCTCGACCTGATCGACAGGGCGAAGGCTGCAAAATGCTCGGCGCTGGTGTTGACGCTCGACCTGCAGATCCTGGGGCAGCGCCACAAGGATGTCCGCAACGGGCTGTCGGCGCCGCCCAAGATGACGCTGGCCAACATTGCCAACATCGCCATGCGGCCACGCTGGCTGATGGGCATTGCCGGCACCAAGCGCCGCACCTTCCGCAACATTGTCGGCCATGCCAAGGGCGTCGGCGACGTCGCTTCGCTGGCATCGTGGACGACGGAGCAGTTCGACCCGCATCTGTCGTGGAAGGATGTCGCCTGGATCAAGGAACGTTGGGGCGGCAAGCTGATCCTGAAAGGCATTCTCGACAAGGAGGACGCGCTGATGGCGGTCGAGACCGGCGCCGACGCCATCATCGTTTCCAACCATGGCGGGCGCCAGCTCGACGGCGCATCGTCGTCAATCATGGCGCTGGAAGAGATCGCCGATGCCGTCGGCGACAGGATCGAGGTGCATATGGACGGCGGCATCCGCTCGGGCCAGGACGTGCTGAAGGCGCTTTGCCTCGGCGCCAAGGGCACCTATATCGGCCGCCCGTTCCTGTACGGATTGGGCGCCATGGGCAAGCAAGGCGTGACCCTGGCGCTGGACATCATCCGCAAGGAGATGGACATCACGCTGGCACTGTGCGGCAAGCGGCTGGTGACCGACATGGGCAAGGACCAGTTGCGGCGCTAGGGTCTTGTTCACCGATTAGACCCTAGCCTCGCTGGATCACGGAGACGAAGCCGCCTTGACCGAGACCGGCATCCACTACCTCGACGCGCGCGCACCCGATGGCATGCGCCTCTATGCGATCGGCGACGTGCATGGCCGGCTCGATCTGCTCGCCGCCATGCATCGCCGCATCGAGAGCGAACTCGAATACAAGCCGACCAGCGATTGGCGCGTCATCCACCTCGGCGACTATGTCGACCGCGGACCAGAGTCCAAGGGCGTCATAGACTTCCTGATCGAGGCACAGAAACGCGATCCGCGGCATCTGATGCTCGCCGGCAACCACGATATCGGCTTCCTCGACTTTCTCGACGAGCCTGACCCGGAAGGGCTGTTCATCCGTTATGGCGGCGTGCAGACGGCACAATCCTATGGTGTCGACTTAGCGGGACACGCAAGCTGGTTCGGCAAGGCCGAGGCGTTACGGCGGGGACACCAGGCACTGGTCAATGCTGTACCGCAAGCCCATGTCGACTTCCTGCGGTCGCTGCAATTGTCACTGATATCAGGTGATTTCTTCTTATGCCATGCCGGCGTCAGGCCTGACGTGCCGCTGGCGAGCCAGAGCCCGCAGGATCTGGTCTGGATCCGCGACGTCTTCCACAACCATCCAGGGCTTTACCCGAAGGTGATCGTGCACGGCCACACACCGGTGCCGCAGGCGGAGGTGATGCCGAACCGCGTCAATGTCGACACACTCGCCTGGCAGTCAGGCATGCTCAGCGCGCTCGCCGTGGACGGCGCGGACAAGCGTATCCTGACTGTGCAGGGAAAAGCGTTTTAGCGAAGCGCGGCGGTGACGCCGTAGCCGTCGACGGCCTGATGGTTGTTGGCTGCATCGGCGGAATAAATGCCGAGACCGCACAAAACGATGGCAGACAGCATGACAAAGGACAGAAGCGCTGCTTTCACGGACGTCATCTCTAGTTGAGCTTCCTGCATCTGGGCACGAGGCGGTTACCAATGGGTTGAAACCGAGAATTCGTCTCAAAGTTTCGACGATTTCGCGTTTGTAGGTCGATTCTGTATCGGCGGTGTGTCGCGCGGATCACACAGAAGGTTCATCGCGGTTGCATTGCCGTTGCATAGCGCGCGCCTTGTAGGATAGCGTTCGGCCACAAACCAAGGACGAAAGAAGTTGTCCCCGGCAGATTCCCCGCCGCGTGCCAATTATGCAACGGATAGAGCGGTTCGCCGCTACGGCGAACCGCTCTATCTTTTTATCTGACGCAATTCCGGACGGAAAACCGCTTCACACTTTTCCTGGAATTGCTGACTGCGCGCGGCCAGTCTCAGATCGTCGCCACCCAGGCGCGGGCAATGGCCAAGCCCGCGGCGTCGGCCTCGGGGCCGTTGCGTGCCATTTCGCTGTCGAGGCGATCCTGCCAGTCGGGATGGCGATCGGCAATCAGCGGCGCGAAGGATGTGCTCCAGTCCCTCACCATCGGCTGGTCGGCCTCGAAATGGAACTGGAAGCCGTAGACGGCGCGGCCGATACGGAACGCCTGGTTCTCGGCAATTTCGCTGCCGGCAAGCCGCACCGCATTTGACGGCAGCGCGAAAGTGTCGTCGTGCCATTCGAAGATGGGGAAATCCTGGGGAAGTGCGCCAAGCACCGGACCGGTTCTGGCGTCCGGCGTCAGCTATACCTTGTGCCAGCCGAATTCCGAGGCGCCGCCGATCTGGTTCTCACCGCCGAAAGAGCGGGCAACCAACTGGCTGCCCAGGCAGATACCGAGAACCGAGCGATCCTTGGCGGCGAAATCGCGGGTCAGTTCGAGCAGCACCGGGAAATACGGGTAGTCATCGTCGGCCAGCGCATTCTGGCCGCCGCCCAGCATCACCATGGCATCGTGTCCGGTCGCGTCGTCCGGCAGCGCATCGCCCTTGTAGGGCCGGCGCAGGTCGAGATCGGCGCCGGCTTCGGCGAGCGCGGCACCAACCTGGCCAAGGCCGGTGTTGTCGTAGTTCTGGACCACCAGCACCCGCATCGCAAAACCCTGCTGACATGAAATGACGCGACGAGCGATATCATGTCGCCAGCATTGCAGCCAAGATGCGTATTCGGGAGAGAGCTATGCCACTGCAGAACCGGGTCGATCCGTTCGGCGCCATCCATGCCATATCCGAGCGCGGCCTGTTCACCGGCAATCGCGGCATCATCCACGATCCTGAGACCAAGACGCTGCTGAAAAAGCGTTGGGCCTTGCCGGCCTGGATCATCTGCGTCTGCCAATTCCGCAATGTGCGGCGCGAGCCGATGGGCAGGAATCGGCCGGGCGGCAGGGCCGGCTGGACCGAGTTGTTCTTCCTCGACGAGGTGACGGCGCTGGCCGCCGGGCACCGTCCCTGTTTCTATTGCCGGCGTGAGCGAGCCACGGATTTTGTCGGGCGTTTCGGCAAAGTCTTCGGTGTAAACGAACCGCGCGCGCCAATGGTGGACAAGCGGCTGCACAAGGAGCGGCTGGCTTCCGGCGGCAAGCCACCTGATGTCACCATGGGAGAGCTTGCCGAATTGCCGGACGGAGCGATGATCGCGGATGGCGGCTCGGCCTATGCGCTGCGCGGCGGCAACGCGCTGCCCTGGTCGTTCGCAGGCTATGGCGATGCGGCGGCCTTCGACAGCCTTGCCGGCCGGTCGCTGCGCCTGCTCACACCGGCCACGACCGTTTCGGTGCTGCGGCACGGTTTTGAACCGGTGTGGCATCGTTCCGCCGAGACTTGACGCCAGGCACCGCCTCGCCCATTCCTCGGCGATGCGCGCCAATTACAAGATGCAGCGGCTGTTCGTGCCGGACGACCTCGCGGCGGGCATCGAATTCGATGCCGGCCAGCAGCAGAGCCATTATCTCATGCATGTGCTGCGGCTCGGCGAAGGCGCCGAGATCCTGGTCTTCAACGGCCGCGACGGCGAGTGGTCGGCGGCGATTGCCACCAGGTCGAAAAGGGCGGTGCGGCTGAAGGTGCTGGCCTCGCAGAGACCGCAACCGCCCCTGCCTGACCTGATCTATTGCTTCGCGCCGCTGAAACAGGGCCGGCTCGACTATCTCGTGCAGAAGGCGGTCGAGATGGGGGCCGGCATCCTGCAGCCGGTGATCACCCAGCACACGCAAGTGGCAAAACCCTCCATCGACCGGCTGCGCGCCAATGTCGTCGAGGCGGCCGAGCAATGCGGCATACTGGCGGTGCCGGAAGTGCGCGAGGCCGAGAAATTCGAGCGCCTGCTCTCCGGCTGGGACAAGGAACGCCGGCTTATCTTCTGCGACGAGGATGCCTCGACCAACAACCCGCTGCCGGCATTACAGGCAATACCTGAGAGGAAGCTGGCGCTGCTGGTCGGGCCGGAAGGCGGCTTTTCCGATGACGAACGCAAGATGCTGCGGGCGCTCCCCTTCGTCACTGCCATCCCGCTCGGACCGCGCATCCTGCGCGCTGACACAGCAGCTGTAGCGGCGCTTGCGGTGATGCAGGCGACGGTCGGAGACTGGTAAGAAGCGTAAAGATCAATTCCTGTTGACCTGTGGCTCAGGATTTTTCGCTTGATCGGCTGCTGACATTTCGTCCATTTAGCGCCGGCGGGCTCCGAGAGCCGCAGAGGGGGCCCCATGGCGCGCGACACAACCGATTTCCGGCCAATCGAAGGCATCGACGAACTGGTCGAGCATCTGGCCGAAGGCAACAAGCCGCGCGACAAGTGGCGCATCGGGACCGAGCACGAGAAGTTCCCCTTCTATGTCGACGGCAACGCGCCGGTGCCCTATGGCGGCGAGCGCGGCATCCGCGCCATCCTCGAAGGCATGCAGCAAAAGCTCGGCTGGGACCCGATCATCGATGACGGCCGCATCATCGGCCTGGTCGAGCCGACCGGCCAGGGCGCGATCTCGCTCGAGCCGGGCGGCCAGTTCGAGCTGTCGGGCGCGCCGCTGGAAACGATCCACCAGACCTGTCGCGAGGGCAATGCGCATCTGGCGCAGGTCCGCGAGATCGCCGAGCCGATGGGCATCCGCTTTCTCGGCCTCGGCGGCAGCCCGAAATGGTCGCTGGCCCAGACGCCGAAAATGCCGAAATCGCGCTACGAAATCATGACCCGCTACATGCCCAAGGTCGGCACCAAGGGTCTCGACATGATGTATCGCACCTGCACCATCCAGGTGAACCTCGACTTCGAAAGCGAAGCCGACATGCGCCGCAAGATGCAGGTGTCGCTGAAGCTGCAGCCACTGTCGACGGCGCTGTTTGCCAACTCGCCCTTCACCGACAGCCGGCCGAACGGGCTGCAGAGCTGGCGCGGCGACATCTGGCGCGACACCGACAACCAGCGCTCGGGCCTGCTCGAATTCTGCTTCTCGCCCGAGTTCGGCTTTGCCGACTATGTCGAATGGGCGCTCGACGTGCCGATGTATTTCGTCATCCGCGACGGCCACTATCACGACATGACGCACATCACCTTCCGCCGGTTCATGGCCGGCGCTGCCCGCAATGAAGTACCAGACGGACTGCCCACCATGGGCGACTGGGCGAACCATCTGTCGACGCTGTTCCCCGACGTCAGGCTGAAGCGCTTCCTCGAAATGCGCGGCGCCGATGGCGGGCCGTGGCGCCGCATCTGCGCACTGCCGGCCTTCTGGGTCGGGCTGCTCTATGACGAGGCCGCGCTCGACGCCGCCGAGGCGCTGACTTCGAGCTGGACGTATGAAGAAACGCTGGCGATGCGCAATGCGGTGCCGGAAAAAGGCATTTCCGCGCCGTTCCGCAACACGACGCTGCGTGAGATCGGCCGCGATGTAATGACGATTTCGCGCCTTGGGCTGAAAAATCGCGGCAGGAAGAACCGCGACGGCTATGACGAGACCTCGTTCCTCAACACGCTGGACGAAGTCGTGGCGCGCGGTACCACCAGTGCTGAGGAAATGCTGTCGGCCTACCACACGCGCTGGGGCGGCTCGATCGAGCCGGTGTTCATGGAATATGCGTATTAGCGTCGCGCCTTGAGCAGCGGCAAAAGCCGCTTCAATCGAACATCGAAACGAACTAGGTTCTCCCTCGAGGATTTCCCGGAGGAGAAACCGATGCCTACCTTGTTCGACATATTGGCGCAGGCGCAGAACGGCAACGGCATGCAGGCGCTTGCCCAGCAGTACGGGCTTTCCATGCAGCAGACGCAGGCGGCTGTCGCCGCTCTGCTGCCGGCCTTCTCGCAAGGGTTGCAACGCAACACCGCCGATCCCTATGGGCTAGGCGCCTTCATGACGGCGATGGCGAGCGGCCAGCACGCGAAATATTTCGAGGACGCGACCAGGGCTTTCTCACCGCAAGGCGTCAATGAGGGCAATGGCATTCTGGGTCATCTGTTCGGCTCGAAGGAGCTGTCGCGCGCGGTGGCCAGCCAGGCCGCGCAGGCGACCGGCGTCAGCCAGCAGATCCTGCAGCAGATGCTGCCGGCCATCGCTTCGATGGTGATGGGCGGATTGTTCAAGCAGACGACAAACCAGTTGACCGGGGGTCAGATGCAGGCCGCCGGTGGCTTCGGCGGCGGCAGCAATCCGCTCGGCGAGATCATCGAACAGATGATGCGGCAGGCGGGCGGCGGGGCACAGCCTGCGCCGCAGCCAGCACCCAATCCTTACGGTGAGAACCCGCTGGGCAAAGTGCTGCAGGACATGTTCGGCGGCGGCGCCCAACAGCCGCAAAGCCAGCCGCAACAGGCGCCCAACTCCTATGGCGACAATCCGCTGGGCAAGGTGCTGCAGGACATGTTCGGCGGTGGCGCGGCACAGCAACCGCAGGGCCGGCCGCAGCAGCCAACACAGCCGCAACAGACGCAGAGCCCTTACGGCGACAACCCGCTGGGCAAGATTTTTGAAGAGATGATGCGGCAAGGCGGTGGTGGCGGCTTCGGCCTGCCCGGTGGGCAGCCGGCGCCGCAGCAGCCGCAAGCACCCCAGCCGCGACAGGCACCGCAGGAGCGCGAGGCGCCGCAACCGCAGGCCAATCCGAGCGGCAGGCCACGCAATCCGTTCGACGATATTTTCGGCAAGATGTTCGAGACCGGCGCCCAGCAGCGCGACGACTATCAGAAGGGCGTGGAAACGATCTTCGACCAGTTCAAGCGGGACATGGACCGGCGGTAGTTGGCGGTAGTTGGGCGCTGACCTTCGCGGCTTCGGAGCAAGGAACGAAGCGAGCGGCGCAGACCGCACGATGACGACGGAGCTTTAAAAGAAAAGCCCGGTCCTGGAGGAGGACCGGGCCAGTGTGCAGGCTGGCCGGCGGGGAACCGGCAGGGAGTGGGGAGCCTGCTATACTCGTTGGTCGCAGCGAGCCTGAGAAAGGTTCACGGCAACCGA
This region of Mesorhizobium sp. C432A genomic DNA includes:
- a CDS encoding DUF937 domain-containing protein, with protein sequence MPTLFDILAQAQNGNGMQALAQQYGLSMQQTQAAVAALLPAFSQGLQRNTADPYGLGAFMTAMASGQHAKYFEDATRAFSPQGVNEGNGILGHLFGSKELSRAVASQAAQATGVSQQILQQMLPAIASMVMGGLFKQTTNQLTGGQMQAAGGFGGGSNPLGEIIEQMMRQAGGGAQPAPQPAPNPYGENPLGKVLQDMFGGGAQQPQSQPQQAPNSYGDNPLGKVLQDMFGGGAAQQPQGRPQQPTQPQQTQSPYGDNPLGKIFEEMMRQGGGGGFGLPGGQPAPQQPQAPQPRQAPQEREAPQPQANPSGRPRNPFDDIFGKMFETGAQQRDDYQKGVETIFDQFKRDMDRR
- a CDS encoding glutamate--cysteine ligase; protein product: MARDTTDFRPIEGIDELVEHLAEGNKPRDKWRIGTEHEKFPFYVDGNAPVPYGGERGIRAILEGMQQKLGWDPIIDDGRIIGLVEPTGQGAISLEPGGQFELSGAPLETIHQTCREGNAHLAQVREIAEPMGIRFLGLGGSPKWSLAQTPKMPKSRYEIMTRYMPKVGTKGLDMMYRTCTIQVNLDFESEADMRRKMQVSLKLQPLSTALFANSPFTDSRPNGLQSWRGDIWRDTDNQRSGLLEFCFSPEFGFADYVEWALDVPMYFVIRDGHYHDMTHITFRRFMAGAARNEVPDGLPTMGDWANHLSTLFPDVRLKRFLEMRGADGGPWRRICALPAFWVGLLYDEAALDAAEALTSSWTYEETLAMRNAVPEKGISAPFRNTTLREIGRDVMTISRLGLKNRGRKNRDGYDETSFLNTLDEVVARGTTSAEEMLSAYHTRWGGSIEPVFMEYAY